A region of the Rhizobium binae genome:
TGGTTCGCCTTGTTCAAAACCTCGAGAATGCCGCGCATGATGCGCCATTCCTTCTCGACCGGCTGATAGGGGTCGGTATTGGTGCCGATTGCGATCGCCCGCACCTTGTAACCCGGCTTGGCGAGCTCCCGCTCCAGCAGCTTTGCAGCATCAGGCTTGGCGAACAGCTTCGTCTCGAAATCGAGCCCCGCCGAAAGCCCCATATAGGCGTGGGTCGGCCGGGCGAAGCAATAGATGCAGCCGTGCTCGCAGCCGCGATAGGGATTGATCGAGCGGTCGAAGGCGACGTCGGGTGACTCGTTGCGGGTGATGGCCGTGCGCGGCTTTTCGATCTGCACTTCGGTTTTGAACGGCGGCAGCTCTTCCAGCGTCTGCCATCCATCGTCAAAGGTCTCCCGCTGCAGCGCCTCGAAGCGGCCGGTTGGGTTCAGTCCGGCGCCGCGCCCGCGCCGCCGGTCGACCTCGACCCTCAGCCCGGAGGAGACGATCATCGCATCGGCAATATCTGCCGTATTGGCAGGCGCGAATGCGGCCTGCCCTGCCAGGGACTGCTCTCTCATCGGATTCTCCCGCAGCGGCAAGCAATCGCTTCCGCCCGTTTTGATGATTAAATTCCTATCGGCAAATTGAGAACAATGCAAGAACAAAATACGGAAAACGCCGCTGGCAAAAATTTGTGCTGCGCATTATGAGTAGGCGATGTTGACGGTTATTCTCGAATGTCAGGATCAGGAATCCGAGCTGGCCCAGACCTTGTCGGTCTTGGTGGCAGGCGCGGTGGAGGGGCTTGTCGGCGATGTGGTCGTGCTCGATCACGGCTCACGTGACGGCACCTCGCGGGTCGCCGACGCGGCCGGGTGCCGGTTTCATTCGCAATGGGATATCAAGGACATCGTCGGCTCCGCCCGCGGCGACTGGCTGCTTTTCGTCGAACCGGGCGCACGCCCGCAGGCGGGCTGGATCGACGAGATTGCCGAATATATCGCGCTCAACAAGCTGCCGGCGCGCTTCACCGCCTCGCGCGGCTACCGGCGCCCGTTTTTCGAGCGCATCGGCCGCGCCGCGCCGCCGCTGGAACTTGGTCTGCTGATGCCGAAGAACCAGGCGCTGGCCGCAGCCAGAAGCGGCATGCGCCTTGCCGAATTCGCCAAGGGCCAGAGGCCGCGCAAACTCGCCAGCGAATTGGTTCCGTCCTGGGTGGCGCGCGCTGCGCGGTAAGTCTGTGTCATCGCCGGCGCTTGAACGCGCCGCCAGATTGGCGCCGAAAGCGCCCCTCACTTGATCCTTGCCGGCATCGACAACCGCGGCTCACCCCCCGGGTCGGAGCCGGCAGGCGGATAAGCGGCTGCTCTTGCCCGCATCACAATCATCCCGAGATCGCGCAAAGATGGCGCCCGATCAGATTCCGCGCTATAATTTGCCATGGCGCCGCCGAAGCGCCGCGCTTCGCAACGGATGGCCATGGAATGCCGGTGGACGGCAGAAAAGGTCGGCGAAAATCTCCTCTTCTGCCGGGTTCCCGGCGAAAGGAGGTGCGTGATGATCCGCCCTATGCTTTACGGTCTCGTGGCCGTCATATCGGCGACGTTGATGATCGCGCATCCGCATTCGGCAGCATCGCAGGCGACGCTCAGTTGCGCAGGTCGATCCGACGTCGTCAAATTTCTGGACGAAAATTTCGCTGAAAAGCTGATGGCGGTCGGGCTGGTCAGCCAGAACTCCGTCCTCGAGGTCTATGCCGGCGAAAGCGGCACCTGGACGCTCGTCGTCACGGATGTTCACGGCATAAGCTGCATCCTGTTGTCGGGTGACAGCTGGGAAACGATCCCGTCTCTGCCGGGCTTTGCCACCTGAAGTGCGTCGCGATCGCTCGGATTGGCTTGTTTGTCGCAAAACCGCTGCACACTTTTGCGAGACATGCTTTAAGGCGCGTCGTGATCGTTCGGATTGGTTTCTCGCGAAATTCTATTTTTTCGCGCCGCGTTTCAGATGCTCGTCGAGACGCGGCATGATCTCGACGAAGTTGCACGGCGTGCTGCGGTAGTCGAGCTGCGCTTTCAGGATGCCGTCCCAGGCATCCCGGCAGGCGCCGGGAGAGCCCGGCAGGGCGAAGATGAAGGTGGCATTGGCGACCCCTGCCGTTGCGCGCGACTGGATCGTCGCCGTGCCGATCTTGTCGTAGGAAATGCGGTGAAAGACGGCGGAAAAGCCGTCCATGCGCTTTTCGAACAAGGGCTCCAGCGCTTCGGGCGTCACATCGCGGCCGGTAAAGCCGGTGCCGCCTGAGGTGATGACGACATCGATGTCATCCCGTTCGGTCCAGGCCTTGACCTGCGCGGCGATTTTGTCCCGGTCGTCAGGGACGATGGCCCGCGCGACCAGCCGATGACCTGCCTCGGTGATCCGTGCCGCCAGTGTGTCGCCGGATTTGTCGGTTTCCGGCGTGCGGGTATCCGAGACGGTGAGAACCGCGATGCCGACGGCGATAAACGGCCGCTTTTCGTCCGGACCTGCCATTACATGCCTCCCGAAACCGTTTCCGTCGCCTGGACATACCAGTCGGGCCGCTCGCCGTGAAGAGCTGCGGCCGCCTCTTGCGCAGCCGCCATGCCGGTAAAAATGCCGAAGCAGGTGGCGCCGGAGCCGGACATCCGGGTGAAGAGCGCGCCATGGGCCTGCAGCATCTGCGAGATCACCGTAATCTCAGGCACCAGTTCGCGCGCCGGCGGCTCCAAATCGTTGCGGGCCGAGCCGATCGCCGTGAGCCAGCGGCCGGTCTCGGACAGACCGCGAGCGAGATCGAGCGCCGGATTGTTCTTTGCCGCCAGCCGGCGGAAGACCTCGGGCGTTGAAACACCCTGCAGCGGGTTGACGAGCACCATGGCAAAGGCGGGCAGATCCGGCACGGCTTCGATCCTTTCGCCGATGCCGCGGGCGATTAGCGGCCGGCTCTCAAGGCACATCGGCACATCGGCGCCGAGCTTCAGCGCGAGGCTGGCAAGCGCTCCCACCGGCAAGCTCATGCCCCAGAGCCGCATCAGCCCCCGCAACGTCGCGGCCGCATCGGCCGAGCCGCCGCCGATGCCGGAGGCGATCGGCAGGTTCTTTTGCAGATGGATATGCACAGGGAAGGCGAGGGCGCCGACCGCCTCGCGCAGGAGATCGCGGGCCCGCAGCACCAGGTTGCTGCCGTCGCTGGCAAGCGTCTCGCCGAAGGGGCCCGACAGGGTGAATGTGTCGGCCTGTGCAGGCAAGAAACCGAGCCGATCGCCGCAATCGGCGAAGGTCACCAGCATATCGAGCAGATGGTAGCCATCCGGCCGCTGGCCGGTCACATGCAAAGCGAGGTTGATCTTCGCGCGCGCCTCTTCGGTGACACCGAACGCCTCGGCCAGGCCCTCTTCAGGCATGTTTGCCGCCCGTTAGGATTTCTTGTCGACCGGAGGCGGGGTGACGGGTGCCGGATCCGGCTGTTTCTTGTCGGCCGCCTTGGCATCGTCGCCGGCAGGAGGCAGGCCGTTGGCGACCTTGTCCTTGATCTTCGGAATTTCGGCGGCTTCCGGCTCGGAGGCCAGCGCCCGGTTCCACTGGTAGACGGCCTCAAGCTTGCGGCCGACGCGCCAGTAGGCGTCGCCGAGATGGTCGTTGATCGTCGCGTCGCCGGCCTTGATCTGCGCGGCCCGCTCCAGCTCGTCGACAGCGTCGTCGAAGCGGTTGAGGCGGAAATAGGCCCAGCCGAGGGAATCGATGATGTAGCCGTCGTCAGGGCGAATCTCGACGGCCTTCTTTATCATGCCGAGGCCTTCGTCGAGGTTCCGGTTCATGTCGATCCAGGAATAGCCGAGATAGTTCAGCACCTGCGGCTGGTCGGGATTGAGCTCCAGGGCCTTGCGGAAATTCGGCTCGGCCTGGTCCCACTTCTTCAGCCGCTCATAGGCAATACCGCGCTGGAAGAAGACGCTCCAATTGGCGCGGCCGGGAAAGGGGCCGATCACTTCGACGGCCTTGTCGTAATTGGCGGCCATCGCCTCGTAGTCCTTGGCGTCGGAGAGCACGCTGCCATAGGCGAGGTAGCTGCGGATGTCCTTAGGGTCGGAGGCGATCAGCGCCTGCAGGTGCTTGCGCGCTTCGTCCACCTTGCCGCCCTGGGCAAGGGCAAGGCCGAGCTGCAG
Encoded here:
- a CDS encoding glycosyltransferase family protein, whose translation is MLTVILECQDQESELAQTLSVLVAGAVEGLVGDVVVLDHGSRDGTSRVADAAGCRFHSQWDIKDIVGSARGDWLLFVEPGARPQAGWIDEIAEYIALNKLPARFTASRGYRRPFFERIGRAAPPLELGLLMPKNQALAAARSGMRLAEFAKGQRPRKLASELVPSWVARAAR
- a CDS encoding 4-(cytidine 5'-diphospho)-2-C-methyl-D-erythritol kinase, whose translation is MPEEGLAEAFGVTEEARAKINLALHVTGQRPDGYHLLDMLVTFADCGDRLGFLPAQADTFTLSGPFGETLASDGSNLVLRARDLLREAVGALAFPVHIHLQKNLPIASGIGGGSADAAATLRGLMRLWGMSLPVGALASLALKLGADVPMCLESRPLIARGIGERIEAVPDLPAFAMVLVNPLQGVSTPEVFRRLAAKNNPALDLARGLSETGRWLTAIGSARNDLEPPARELVPEITVISQMLQAHGALFTRMSGSGATCFGIFTGMAAAQEAAAALHGERPDWYVQATETVSGGM
- the moaB gene encoding molybdenum cofactor biosynthesis protein B, yielding MAGPDEKRPFIAVGIAVLTVSDTRTPETDKSGDTLAARITEAGHRLVARAIVPDDRDKIAAQVKAWTERDDIDVVITSGGTGFTGRDVTPEALEPLFEKRMDGFSAVFHRISYDKIGTATIQSRATAGVANATFIFALPGSPGACRDAWDGILKAQLDYRSTPCNFVEIMPRLDEHLKRGAKK